In the genome of Terriglobia bacterium, one region contains:
- a CDS encoding PASTA domain-containing protein, translated as MRGFFRFLLLGLVLLIVALISALTAMRVAIHGRQVVVPKLVGLTPQQAERLALQNGLLTEIENHFYSTDVPEGRIMSQVPYAGEKVRRGWRVRLAQSLGQQHVEIPDVVGMSSRAAEINLRRRGLEPGAAYAHLPDQPEDQVIAQSPPPEAVGVATPKVNLLFALPPEPRAFVMPNLVGRQLSDAVRSIRDAGLKLGSVHTAAVDATATSGGGPAMVIKQFPAAGQKIAAGSSVTVEVAK; from the coding sequence ATGCGCGGCTTTTTTCGATTCCTTCTGCTCGGACTGGTGCTGCTGATCGTCGCCTTGATCTCGGCTTTGACGGCGATGCGGGTTGCCATCCACGGGCGCCAAGTCGTAGTGCCGAAACTTGTGGGCCTGACGCCGCAGCAGGCCGAGCGCCTGGCGCTGCAGAACGGGCTGCTCACCGAAATCGAAAATCATTTCTACAGCACCGACGTTCCAGAGGGCCGCATCATGTCGCAGGTGCCGTACGCGGGCGAGAAGGTGCGCCGCGGATGGCGGGTGCGGCTGGCGCAAAGTCTGGGACAACAGCACGTGGAGATTCCCGACGTTGTCGGCATGAGCAGCCGCGCCGCCGAGATCAACCTGCGCCGTCGTGGACTGGAGCCGGGAGCCGCCTACGCCCATTTGCCCGACCAACCGGAAGACCAGGTGATCGCGCAAAGTCCGCCGCCGGAGGCGGTGGGCGTGGCGACGCCCAAGGTAAACCTGCTGTTTGCTTTGCCGCCGGAGCCGCGGGCGTTTGTGATGCCGAACCTGGTTGGACGGCAGCTCTCCGATGCCGTGCGCAGCATCCGGGACGCCGGGCTGAAGCTGGGCAGCGTGCACACCGCCGCCGTGGATGCCACGGCCACCAGCGGCGGCGGGCCGGCGATGGTGATCAAGCAGTTTCCCGCGGCGGGGCAGAAGATTGCGGCGGGCAGCAGCGTGACGGTGGAAGTCGCGAAATGA